TCTCTAGACCACAGCAGTTCATTGGCTACCCCAAACCAATTCAGGTAAGATAATATTCCACCACAGCCCTTGTGCAATGACTATAGGCTCTAAAATTGTTCCTAGGTGCCCCTGGACTAGGTGAGCTCAGGACTCCCATGAAACCACATTAGAACGTTGTAACTCTTGTTCTCCAGCTCTAGTAGTTCTGATGCACATAGGCTCCAGGGCTGACCACAGTGACAGAGTGGGCCCAACCTACTCTGGGGGCCCTCAGtctttctctgccctccacagaaTGTCTCCACAGTTTCCTATAACATTTCAGGTGGATGCTGCTATCTGGCCTGCAGAGCTGAGAGGACAAACTCTCATTCAGCCCAGGCTGAGAACCTGAATGAAAATCCACCACACATTTGTGCCACTGCCACTAGATTTATTAAGGTTGCCAACACATCCACTAAGAGGGCCACTAAGAGAGCCCCAGCCACACCTGGCCTAGTGTCTGAATAGGGGACCATATTCCTGCCTAGGGAGCTCCTTCAGGAAGAGCCCAAGGTCAGACACATCACAAGGACTGGACAGTTCAGAATGTGGGAGAAAAGCAGGAAGCTGGGGGTACAGGGAAGCAGATAGGAGCAGGCACAAAATTCGCATCTAGacagaattgaaaacaaaaacaaaaccggaAAATGTTCTTGTTGCTGCTGGGTCCAGTGCTCTTTAGCCAGACATTTCCTCCCGCTGCTCCTTGTTCCTGCGCACCTCAGCAGCGTGCAGTTCCTGTGAAAATAGGCGGAGGAACCCTGAGGAGCGGCCAAGGGTAAAGGTGTCCCCAGGAACTTCCAGGTATAGGTGCACTACTATACTTCAGGAGTGCTGGAGCCACAGTGCTTAAGGATCAGACTAAGGGACTGGGCATCTGACCCCCAATGTAAACAAGTTCCATCTCCTCTTGGAGCTGGATTCGCGGGCATGCAAATTCCTTCAAAGTGCTTCATAACTAATTTAACCATATACTACTGTGGTTGTTGAATGTGTCTCACTAGAACCAGGTTCTGGGTCTGATTCCAAGGCTGAGGGACGTGCTCAACTTTAGAAAAACAGACATTATTCACTCTGCACAGACCAGATCTCAGACCCAGAGTCTGCCCTGCTGTGACCACGCCCTCCACATCAATATCCCCCTCCTTACACTCCAATGCACACACCCCCAACTCTCCAACGCCCCAGCGCGGGTCCCTACCTTCTCACGCAGCCGCTCGCGCAGGGCCGCCAGGTGCGCCTCGCGAATCTCCTTGCTCAGCTCCATCTTGTAGTTGAGCTTCTCCTCCGCCAGGCGGCTAAAGTTATTGTTTTCTTCCAGCGCCTTGTGCAGCACCTCCCGCTCATGCTCACGTCGCTCTGCCAGCTGCTTCAGCACCTGAGCCTCCTGAGTCTGCACAGAGCTGGGGGTTAGTGAGCAGTGGCCAGTATCCCTCCTGAGCCAGGCTTTCACTCTCTGGTGCCCACCCGCTAGACAAGCCCCATGTGCCTCACCTGCCAGGACACGAACCCAGAAGCTATACTGGGGATGGCCTCGACCATCCCTGGCTTGGGACCCAAGCAGGTTGGGAGGGAGTCAAGTTTCTGTTGTAGAAggccctctctgtccctctgttccCAGCTTGGCCATGACTCACTTGTCCCGCTGTCCTGGCTCCAACCAGTACTCATCACTCTTCCTTACGTCCCTACAACTAGTTTCTACGAGGCTAGGCGCCTTATTCTGTCCTGCATCCCATCTCAGTTTGCCTGTACCTTCTGGAGCTTTTGCACTGAAAAATCTGTTTGCCCTCCAGTGCCAGGTGAACCGCAGTGGCTTGCCGTTTGTTTTGCGCTATACCCTCAGCCACAGAATCTTCTTGTTGGACCGAGAACTCACAACCTCGCAAATGTTGAAGGAGCAGGGTAAATTCTGAACTGCGAGTTGTGGTGGCTTCTCCAGACCACCCCTAGACAACTGACTGTTAAACACTGAGCAGGTATAGATTCAGCTAGGTCAGCTAGGTCCTGGCTCCCCACTACTCCTCGGCAAAGACCAGTGTCTACCGGGATCTGGGAAGGGACATTGTGGCGCCACTCTATCCTGCCATGGCTGGTGAAAGGAGTGTCTGGTGAACCTGGGATAATGGATAATGGGGAGAGCCAGGATCCCTGGGGTGATCAATTCCTGGTCTAGGCTGCCTCCTGAGTTATGCTGAGCACCTATGGATGTTTCAGTCTTCAGAGTAAACttgctgaacctgggtcctgttgTATATGGATTAAGTCATTTCCCCTGTCCAGAGGGCTTTGCCCCTAGGATCTCAACCTTAAAAGAAATCCTGTTCTCTGTGTTTCAGTCTCAAAGGGGCTGGTGTAGAGGAAGGGCCGTGAGCTGTATTCATATCTCCAGGCCCCCATTGAACTACCTACCCAAACCAGCTAACTGTCTTCAGaagtgagaccctttctccttGCTCTTCTGCCCTGAAAGGAGCACTAGCCTCAGCTCTATGTCCTAAAGGCTCTTCCTGGGGCAATACAACCTGACCTCCCTCTGCCATGATTAAGGTTGAGGTCCCCCACAAGAGTGTGTTTCCTGTTGCCCCATGTTTGTCACCATCTTGGCACATCTGTCTCTCAGCTCATTTCAATTGCTCAGCAGCAAGTTTTGTACTACCCAACCCAAAGCCCTGACCAAACGAAGGGCCTGGTCAAGCGTGTATAGAGAGTCCTTGCCTTCCTCCGCTCCTCAGCTGCCTCCAGCCGCTTCTGCAGCTCTTCCAAGGAAGCATCCTTCCtcttgggaggagaagagagcacAGGGCTCTCTGGAGATAGGTCAGAAGGAGACTTGAGGATGACCTCGAAGCTCTGGCCAGAGGCCCGCTTATCCAGCTGCTTCACTTCCATATCTGTGGAGCAAGACCAGACGGGACTTCAGGAAGCCTAGTTTGGGCATACAGGCAGGACTCCCAGCACACATCCCAGCAAGGGTTGAGAAGGGATGGTGTTACTCTTGAGCATGGGTCCCTCCCCCAAGAATGACTCTCTCCAGTCAGGCTGCAGCATtgccagaggccagaaggaaCAAGAGAAGTAAGGCTGTCAAGACCTAGCTGAGCAGGGCCAGCAGCTGTGTGGATACACTCACCCCCATACTGGTAGATGGTGTTCGGGTGAGGCTGCGAGTAGAAGCAGGAACAAATGAGCGACAGCACAGATAGCTCCTTCATCTTCTCCTTGTAGGCTGTGGATGTGAAGTCAAGGTGAGCGGGCATTATGGTCACATGGTGTTTCTATATCTTTGTCTTCTATGTCGGTCTTTATGTgcatatttgtttttgagactcacgtaatccaggctggccttaaattcacactGTAGGCTTTCAGTGACCTTGAATTCTTTatccttctgctttctcctccccaATGCTGGATGTAtagttgtgcaccaccatgcttctgtttg
The DNA window shown above is from Rattus rattus isolate New Zealand chromosome 5, Rrattus_CSIRO_v1, whole genome shotgun sequence and carries:
- the Stmn3 gene encoding stathmin-3, whose protein sequence is MASTVSAYKEKMKELSVLSLICSCFYSQPHPNTIYQYGDMEVKQLDKRASGQSFEVILKSPSDLSPESPVLSSPPKRKDASLEELQKRLEAAEERRKTQEAQVLKQLAERREHEREVLHKALEENNNFSRLAEEKLNYKMELSKEIREAHLAALRERLREKELHAAEVRRNKEQREEMSG